A region of Argentina anserina chromosome 5, drPotAnse1.1, whole genome shotgun sequence DNA encodes the following proteins:
- the LOC126794453 gene encoding putative disease resistance protein RGA3 isoform X2, whose product MAEALINVLLEQLVTVAFDHTKEAVKLILNAETEVKKFRSNLKAIQAVLEDAEKQQVENASVRNWLDELNDVSYKMVDVLDEWNTEILKQEAMRVPSEKKETFKKFLNRNECFTAEVKEADKEILRISEEVRHLTLMFVPYESSFLDLISPANCKKLRTLATFDSKISSVDLIAISKMKCLRTLNLSNNAIEEFPEEMGALIHLRYLDLSRNWRLEKLPDSVGNLYNLQTLRLDGCDELSALPESMGNLTKLRHLHNKYCRNLAYLPRGIARLTSLQTLDFCPVMDGECLKLEDLGSLDQLEGSLKIVIKTFKGKLNDATSEAHKARLWSKKLYFLTIEIALLTEEQTQRTADILLEALRPHQDLLHLNIWGDTLWPCSAVPSWMIPLQNLRSLELWRFRGFECLPPLGTLPFLEEFSVSGMDKVKRVGHEFLGMPNSQTTSSSSSSVFFPKLKKLYLTELCEWEHWEEVGGDGVTIMPCLDHLQIYHCPKLVNLPLFLQNTALSKVIISGCRQSIIIPIMPANCDVEIEDEIEDSEDERVETETHIVSQIDEEITVIT is encoded by the exons atggCCGAGGCACTCATCAACGTTCTTCTGGAACAATTGGTTACAGTTGCTTTTGATCACACAAAGGAGGCAGTCAAGCTGATTTTGAATGCTGAGACAGAGGTCAAAAAATTCCGCAGCAATCTCAAAGCGATTCAAGCTGTGTTGGAGGATGCTGAGAAGCAGCAGGTGGAGAATGCCAGCGTGAGAAACTGGTTGGATGAGCTCAATGATGTCTCTTACAAGATGGTTGACGTGCTAGATGAGTGGAACACTGAGATTCTGAAACAAGAAGCAATGAGAGTTCCAAGTGAGAAAAAGGAAACCTTCAAGAAG TTCCTCAATAGGAATGAATGCTTTACAGCAGAGGTTAAAGAGGCAGACAAAGAAATACTAAGAATCAGTGAGGAGGTCCGTCATTTGACGTTAATGTTTGTACCATATGAATCTTCatttttggatttgatttcACCTGCAAATTGCAAAAAGTTGCGTACGCTAGCGACTTTTGATTCCAAAATCAGTAGCGTAGATTTGATAGCAATTTCTAAGATGAAATGTTTGAGGACATTAAATCTAAGCAACAACGCCATTGAAGAGTTTCCAGAAGAGATGGGTGCATTGATACATTTGAGGTATCTTGACTTGTCTCGCAATTGGAGATTGGAGAAACTACCAGACAGCGTGGGCAACTTATACAATTTGCAAACCTTGCGTCTCGATGGATGCGACGAGCTTAGTGCACTGCCGGAGAGTATGGGGAACTTGACCAAGTTAAGGCATCTTCACAACAAATATTGTCGTAATCTGGCGTATCTTCCAAGAGGTATCGCGAGATTAACAAGTCTGCAAACACTAGATTTCTGTCCTGTTATGGATGGTGAATGCTTGAAATTAGAAGACCTGGGAAGCTTGGACCAGCTTGAGGGTAGTCTCAAGATTGTGATCAAGACATTCAAGGGGAAATTGAATGATGCTACGAGTGAGGCGCACAAGGCTCGCCTGTGGAGTAAAAAGCTGTATTTTTTGACAATAGAAATTGCCTTATTGACCGAGGAGCAGACTCAGCGGACCGCAGATATTCTGCTGGAGGCGTTACGGCCGCATCAAGATTTATTACATTTAAATATATGGGGCGATACCCTTTGGCCCTGCTCCGCCGTGCCCAGTTGGATGATACCCTTACAGAACTTGAGATCTCTTGAACTGTGGCGCTTTCGTGGATTTGAATGTCTGCCTCCTCTTGGGACATTGCCTTTCCTTGAAGAATTTTCCGTATCGGGAATGGATAAAGTGAAGAGGGTTGGACATGAATTTTTGGGAATGCCCAATTCTCAAacaacatcatcatcttcatcctctGTTTTCTTCCCGAAACTGAAAAAACTCTACTTGACTGAACTGTGTGAGTGGGAACATTGGGAAGAAGTTGGAGGTGATGGAGTTACAATTATGCCATGCCTTGATCATTTACAAATTTACCACTGCCCTAAGCTGGTGAACCTGCCACTCTTTCTGCAAAACACAGCCCTCAGCAAAGTTATCATCAGTGGATGTCGTCAGAGTATTATAATACCTATCATGCCCGCCAACTGCGACGTTGAGATTGAGGACGAGATAGAGGATTCAGAAGATGAGAG
- the LOC126794453 gene encoding putative disease resistance protein RGA3 isoform X1 produces the protein MAEALINVLLEQLVTVAFDHTKEAVKLILNAETEVKKFRSNLKAIQAVLEDAEKQQVENASVRNWLDELNDVSYKMVDVLDEWNTEILKQEAMRVPSEKKETFKKVCFSISSTCFCFGPVNKATHLYRVATEIKELNEKLTMIAAQKEQFGFHQSSTRRVDEQLIKSLETSSFVDISRIFGREEAQADLLNKLLSESSEEEKEIPIIPLVGMGGMGKTTLAQLAYNNENVKTYFDKRVWVCVSDPFDSVKIAKAIISGTGNTAPDSTELQVVLQCMSRCLEGMKFLIVLDDVWTENQREWESLKLPIMMRTCVVGSKIVVTTRKERVAEIMGATIHMIHLKKLSDENCLALFNSIAYLGREMDEANGFGSIGEKIAKKCDGLPLAVKTLGALLHYKKKKNEWEEILNSNIWALKEVEQQVFQPLLLSYYELAPAVRRCLLYCATFPKDNQFSEDNLIKLWMSQDYLSGKDYKEKEKLGRNVFGTLVMRSFFQDVVEEVGVDEYKNITVCCKMHDIVHDFVQFLNRNECFTAEVKEADKEILRISEEVRHLTLMFVPYESSFLDLISPANCKKLRTLATFDSKISSVDLIAISKMKCLRTLNLSNNAIEEFPEEMGALIHLRYLDLSRNWRLEKLPDSVGNLYNLQTLRLDGCDELSALPESMGNLTKLRHLHNKYCRNLAYLPRGIARLTSLQTLDFCPVMDGECLKLEDLGSLDQLEGSLKIVIKTFKGKLNDATSEAHKARLWSKKLYFLTIEIALLTEEQTQRTADILLEALRPHQDLLHLNIWGDTLWPCSAVPSWMIPLQNLRSLELWRFRGFECLPPLGTLPFLEEFSVSGMDKVKRVGHEFLGMPNSQTTSSSSSSVFFPKLKKLYLTELCEWEHWEEVGGDGVTIMPCLDHLQIYHCPKLVNLPLFLQNTALSKVIISGCRQSIIIPIMPANCDVEIEDEIEDSEDERVETETHIVSQIDEEITVIT, from the coding sequence atggCCGAGGCACTCATCAACGTTCTTCTGGAACAATTGGTTACAGTTGCTTTTGATCACACAAAGGAGGCAGTCAAGCTGATTTTGAATGCTGAGACAGAGGTCAAAAAATTCCGCAGCAATCTCAAAGCGATTCAAGCTGTGTTGGAGGATGCTGAGAAGCAGCAGGTGGAGAATGCCAGCGTGAGAAACTGGTTGGATGAGCTCAATGATGTCTCTTACAAGATGGTTGACGTGCTAGATGAGTGGAACACTGAGATTCTGAAACAAGAAGCAATGAGAGTTCCAAGTGAGAAAAAGGAAACCTTCAAGAAGGTATGTTTCTCCATTTCCTCGACTTGCTTTTGTTTTGGCCCAGTCAATAAGGCAACTCATCTATACAGAGTCGCTACTGAGATAAAAGAGTTGAATGAAAAGTTAACGATGATAGCTGCTCAAAAGGAACAGTTTGGGTTTCATCAATCCTCAACTCGTAGAGTTGATGAACAACTTATCAAATCGCTGGAAACTTCATCATTTGTCGATATTTCTAGAATATTTGGCAGAGAAGAAGCACAAGCTGATTTGTTGAACAAGTTGTTAAGTGAGAGTagtgaagaagagaaagaaattccTATCATCCCTTTAGTGGGTATGGGTGGGATGGGCAAGACAACTCTTGCCCAATTAGCTTacaacaatgaaaatgtaaaaaccTATTTTGACAAGAGAGTCTGGGTTTGTGTGTCAGATCCTTTTGATAGTGTGAAGATTGCCAAAGCCATTATTAGTGGTACAGGTAATACCGCCCCAGATTCAACAGAGTTGCAAGTTGTATTGCAGTGTATGTCTAGATGCCTTGAGGGGATGAAGTTCCTTATTGTCTTAGATGATGTGTGGACTGAAAACCAAAGAGAGTGGGAAAGTTTAAAGTTACCAATTATGATGAGAACTTGTGTTGTAGGTAGTAAAATAGTGGTGACCACTAGAAAAGAGAGAGTTGCTGAAATAATGGGAGCAACCATTCACATGATCCATTTGAAGAAGTTGAGTGATGAAAATTGTTTGGCACTGTTCAATAGTATTGCATATTTGGGGAGGGAAATGGATGAGGCTAATGGGTTTGGATCTATAGGTGAGAAAATAGCAAAAAAGTGTGACGGTTTACCACTTGCTGTAAAAACATTAGGTGCTCTCTTGCAttataagaagaaaaagaatgaatggGAGGAGATCTTGAATAGTAATATATGGGCTCTGAAAGAGGTTGAGCAACAAGTTTTTCAACCACTTTTACTTAGTTATTATGAGTTGGCCCCTGCAGTTAGGCGTTGCCTGTTATATTGTGCTACATTTCccaaagataatcagtttagTGAAGAcaatttgattaaattgtGGATGTCACAAGATTATCTTAGTGGGAAAGACtataaagaaaaggaaaaactaGGTCGAAATGTTTTCGGCACCTTAGTAATGCGATCATTTTTCCAAGATGTTGTGGAAGAAGTAGGTGTTGATGAGTACAAGAATATTACTGTATGTTGCAAAATGCATGATATTGTGCATGACTTTGTGCAGTTCCTCAATAGGAATGAATGCTTTACAGCAGAGGTTAAAGAGGCAGACAAAGAAATACTAAGAATCAGTGAGGAGGTCCGTCATTTGACGTTAATGTTTGTACCATATGAATCTTCatttttggatttgatttcACCTGCAAATTGCAAAAAGTTGCGTACGCTAGCGACTTTTGATTCCAAAATCAGTAGCGTAGATTTGATAGCAATTTCTAAGATGAAATGTTTGAGGACATTAAATCTAAGCAACAACGCCATTGAAGAGTTTCCAGAAGAGATGGGTGCATTGATACATTTGAGGTATCTTGACTTGTCTCGCAATTGGAGATTGGAGAAACTACCAGACAGCGTGGGCAACTTATACAATTTGCAAACCTTGCGTCTCGATGGATGCGACGAGCTTAGTGCACTGCCGGAGAGTATGGGGAACTTGACCAAGTTAAGGCATCTTCACAACAAATATTGTCGTAATCTGGCGTATCTTCCAAGAGGTATCGCGAGATTAACAAGTCTGCAAACACTAGATTTCTGTCCTGTTATGGATGGTGAATGCTTGAAATTAGAAGACCTGGGAAGCTTGGACCAGCTTGAGGGTAGTCTCAAGATTGTGATCAAGACATTCAAGGGGAAATTGAATGATGCTACGAGTGAGGCGCACAAGGCTCGCCTGTGGAGTAAAAAGCTGTATTTTTTGACAATAGAAATTGCCTTATTGACCGAGGAGCAGACTCAGCGGACCGCAGATATTCTGCTGGAGGCGTTACGGCCGCATCAAGATTTATTACATTTAAATATATGGGGCGATACCCTTTGGCCCTGCTCCGCCGTGCCCAGTTGGATGATACCCTTACAGAACTTGAGATCTCTTGAACTGTGGCGCTTTCGTGGATTTGAATGTCTGCCTCCTCTTGGGACATTGCCTTTCCTTGAAGAATTTTCCGTATCGGGAATGGATAAAGTGAAGAGGGTTGGACATGAATTTTTGGGAATGCCCAATTCTCAAacaacatcatcatcttcatcctctGTTTTCTTCCCGAAACTGAAAAAACTCTACTTGACTGAACTGTGTGAGTGGGAACATTGGGAAGAAGTTGGAGGTGATGGAGTTACAATTATGCCATGCCTTGATCATTTACAAATTTACCACTGCCCTAAGCTGGTGAACCTGCCACTCTTTCTGCAAAACACAGCCCTCAGCAAAGTTATCATCAGTGGATGTCGTCAGAGTATTATAATACCTATCATGCCCGCCAACTGCGACGTTGAGATTGAGGACGAGATAGAGGATTCAGAAGATGAGAG